In Capsicum annuum cultivar UCD-10X-F1 chromosome 8, UCD10Xv1.1, whole genome shotgun sequence, the genomic window CATAATATAGGGTAGCCTCGTTcactaagctcccgctatgcatgGGGGTTTCAGGGAAGGGCAGGACCATATTGGGTCAATTATATACAGCCTTACCACGCTGTTTCGGTGTTTCCATCTTAACCATTTGCCAACCTTTGCATGAACATTGTTCTAATTCCATGATCATGTGTTGCCTGTCCTAGGAACTCAAGAACTTGAGGCCACAACTCTATTCTGCTGCAGAATATTGTGAGAAGTCCTATCTTCAAAATGAGCAGAAACAAATGTAAGCGTATTCCCGTGAACATAATATTTTCCATTCAATCTTTCATGCTTTTCCTCAGTTTTACAGCAAAAGTAGGTAGAAACAAATTATGTGCATAGGCTCTTTGATCCTCGGTTGTATGGGCTCTTCTAGCCTTCTCAGCAAGAATCTTTCCTATGCTTAGGAGTTAGGGCGTTCTCCAAAATGATGGTAACACTTGTTCTTGGTCATGCTGCATTCTTTCATTGCTCCTTTGTGCTCATACTCTAACACTACTTGTTTTCAGGGTTCTTGATAACCTGAAAGACTATGCTGTAAGAGCTCTTGTCAATGCTGTCGACCACCTGGGAACTGTTGCGTATAAGTTAACCGACTTGCTTGAGCAACAAACATTGGATGTTACAACCATGGAGCTAAAGGTCACTTGTCTTGATCAGGTAAATTCCGGAACTTCCCTAATGCAAATTGTCTATTTGAGAATTAAGCAAGATAGAACGGTTTTTATTTCAGCGACTTCTGACATGCAAAACATACACTGAAAAAGAAGGACTCAGGCAGCAACAGCTATTAGCTATCATCCCAAGGCATCACAAGCATTATATTTTGCCAAGTACAGCTACTTTCAACTTCTTATTGCATTTTTGTTAAAGCTCTTTCTGTTTTCTGTGGTTGTATCCTCATCCCTTTTGCCTGACTTGCACacttctctctccctctctcatGATTGACGTGCAATTAGATTCCGCTGGAAAGAAGGTGCACTTCAGCCCTCAAGTTAAGATGGATCCGAGGCAACATTTACAAGCAAAACCGCGCCTTTATCCTTCAGGTGGCCTGAAGTCTTGATTATAATGTCTCGTTCTCGTAGTCTCTTTGGCATTGTATCTCGTTGTTCTTATCATATGTTCTGAATTAGGTACACCTGCTGCAAAAACCCTCTCTTGGCATCTGGCAACAGAAACCAAATCGACATTGAAAGGGACTTCACGTACTTTTATGAGGTTAGTGATGCTATTGATCTTGAAAAACTTTGAGAAGGAGATTACTGGATTATATTATAATTTCTAGAGGTTGTGGAGATCTGATCTTTCTTTGCATTTGCAGTCCTGAGGAAGCAAAAGGTTCTGAAAAAGCATCTGCCGCGTTCAACTTGTTAGGTATGTGAAGGTTCCGCGTTCACTTGTGCGTTTCGGGATGATCCATTAGTCTCATGGCTTCTCACTGTCAAATGTCAATTTTCATTGAGCAGATGAAGAGAATACCCGGAAGAAATCATATGTAGCTCGTCCTCAGTCGCCCAATGTTGGTCCTGCTTCAAGTCTAGCTATGCAAACATTGGGGGTCACACGGCAGGTAATGCCAAATGCATTAATTGGAAGAACAGTACCATATAATATGTTATCTATATCTATCTCAAATAATATGTATTATGTTATCTGTTCCTTATATTACATGCCATCCAATATTGTTttatcaaaaacaaataaaaatttcatgttATCCATCCCGAAACTGCACAAAGTGTTGTTATATGCCAGCTGCTAATAGCATCAGACACatcaatttcccttctttcactgGTTATTGATGCTTCCTATAGTACTTAACAAGTGGTTTAGAAGAAAATGAAGTTGATCCACTTCCTATACTTCCGTAAGTAGTGGAGGAACATTGATGATGATCATAGCTGTCATTGAATAAATTTTGTGCTAGTAGTAACAAAATGTATCAATTTTGGCGCCTCCCTGTGTTCTTTTTATCTTTCTGTTTACTTCAACAGTTGTCTATTTGCTTACATATCAAGTTAGTGATCACATGAAATTCGTCTACCATTTGTAATGCTATTGATGAAGGGGTCTAACCAAAATGTCTATTATGCTATAGGCAGCATGATCTTGAATATTGAGCTCAAAGTTTGTTCAGAAAATTATTGCACATACATAAGTAAATTCTCCTTTGGAGGCTCTAAGTAGAGTTAGAACTGGTGTTTATGTGTTAAAACTTCTGGTGTTTCCCCTTGAACATTGATCTCAAAGTTTGTTCAGAAAATTATTGCACATACATAAGTAAATTCTTCTTCGAAGGCTCTAAGTAGAAGTCAGAACTGGTGTTTATGTGTTAACACTTTTGGTTTCTCCCAAAAAATTGGTTTGGCTTGATATAGAGGGGACCAGGGattttcttcttcctttctttAGCTATTTAAATCTGTAATTTAGTTGGCTCCTTCCTCCTTTTTCTTTCCCTCAAAAGCATTGCATAACAGGTGAACATAAGGGTTCAGTTTCATTTGTAGTAGAGTAACTCGGGTTACTCCTTCCCCTTCTTTTAAAACCACCACTTGAAGGGTGGAAAACTAATGATAGAGAaagaattttcaaattatttcatgaatataaatttATTCACACAGTTGTCGTTTTTATCTACTTCAATCTATGGTTTGTCTATGTAAAGCCAAATAAGTATTTTTACCGATCAACAAAAAATATGACCAATAATCTAAAAGATGTATGTGCTTGTTATACTATGTATTATTTTCTAGAGGAAGTTAATGGACCCAACTTTTCCACTTTACTATAgcttttctttatttaaattcaGTAAGTTAATGTGTTTGGGGCGCACTTGCATTGTGTAAACCAAAGCCAACCTCACTTAAAGCTAAACAACCAAATTTTAACTCTACCTTGATAATCATGTGATAACTGTGGAGTTGCAGAATAAGAAATACAATTCAGTGTGAAGAGGTTTAGACGACTTGGTAATATACGGGCCTGAGTATCATTATTTAACATTGTTATCTGGGGTTCATATATGATTGAAATACGAGCATCCATGTAATAATCGTCGAAGTCTTGCCATCTGTCGTTATACTTGTTAATCAATCAGACAACTTAACTACTAATATTTTAGTTAGTATCATctctgctaaaattttaattccaaggggTAAATATGCACTTTCACTGGAGAGGTGAAATCTGAACCTGGAAGATATATTTTGGGGTAAGAAAAGAGAGAGCAATGACTTGTTTGGTATTGAAGTTGGTTTGTCTGCCATCTTGTTTCATCTCTTTTGATGTAAAATACTTCTGACCGACCGTCTATATGCATAGACAGTTTGCTGCTTCTCTTTTCGCGGTCTATTTTAATCTGTAAATATCTTGTATGTTCTGAAAATTTCGTTCGTTATTGCAGCATTGGTCTTGGACCTTGTTTGGTCTTAAAGTCTGTTTGAAGTAGCGTACTTAGATTGTGGAACATCCAATATGACCAGACCGAAGTTGCACATCtaaactactttcttctttatAGCTTAAATGAAATTTTGCCTTTGCAGAGTGCCCTGGAAGGTAGCAAACCTCTAACACCATACAGATCATTTGATAATCCAAGACGGGAGATTATCCGTGCACCTAATCGCAGCAGGAGTATGCTCTCGGCTTTCTTTGTCAAGCATAAGGCACCTAAGTTGAAGACCAGTGCTGTCTCATAATCTACGTTAAAATGAGAGCAGGAGGTGCATCCATCTAACTTTCCATCTATTAAAGAGAAGCTGTACTAAGTCATCACCCAGGAGAACACCTACTTTTAAGATCATTCACAAGTTCACCAAGATCATAGGCAATTCGTTTGGTTTGAGAATCAATAAAGAGCAGTGTGTATATTTGTATGGTAAAAGAGATGTTAATATCTGGCTTCTTGTAGAACATATTGTTGGAAATTGGAATAATAATTCTCTTACTGCATTGTTTAGTACTCTTAAGCCGAGTGATCAATCCTCAATGGTTCCGTATCAATCGCGTTTGGATTATCCCTTGCGGGAAAGAGTAAAATAACATAAAGACGTGTTGGGATATTTGTTACTTCTCGAAAGCTTATGAATTTATTGAAAAACATTTAAATAGAGAAGTGAGGATTTATATAGTTGATCTTAATTTGTTTGGAAGTGAGAAGTGGTTATTTTGTCAAACTTCTACCCAATTAAACATGTATGTAAACGTAACCAACAATAACTACAGGTAATTGTTGTAAAAATGAGAGTGATTATTTGAAACATTACTGATTGAATGCCATAACTGTAAAAACAGACGGATTGAGAAAAATGTAGAATATCTTATACAGCAGTTTATATAGGTTTAATCTCTTTAATATAGTACCTCGAGATGGTATTAAATCGAAAACTTGTATTCAGAAAATCTGactaaattatcatttttttgagttttacATCTTAACtatctattattttctttagttatcTAAATTAACGCTTACCATTGAGTTGATCAAATATTTATCctcaatcaatcaaacaaacacataCGCAGGCTAACTTAGCATCCAAGTTTGTTTTAATACAAAAGAGTATTTGCTGAAAAGTTATGGAGTAATTAGGTAGTTATATATATTGAAGTCATAAAAATGTGATCGCTTTGTGTTTTTTACCATTCTTCTTCCTTAGGGGTGCACTGTGTTTTCTCTTAGTGCAATTATTTTCAATCCTAGTCCCCATCTGAGATCTGCGTCGTCTGATCTATACAATTTTCCCAATTTCCTTGTAACTCCACACTTCCTACTTCCCTTCtcacaattcatcattttcttgtaattcaattttaccaaaatgtcatcaacatCTTTGTACCAAAGACCTCTTCACAATCCTCTCACTGACCCAAACCCATTATCCCCACCATCTTCTCTAACTTCCCCAAAACCCACTTCATTCCTTCAAAGTCGCACTACCCTTTTCCTCCTCCTTTCTCTTTTGGTTATTCTCGGTGTTTTTTACCCATATATTCAGTTTCCTCAGAATGGGTTACTTTCCTACACCTCAAAAACCTACAGCCCTTTTGAATCCAAGTGGCGTGACTATTCCTTGTCTAAAGCCGCTGCCTTTGTGGCTAAAAATAATACACTTATAGTCTGTATTGTTAGTGAAGCTTATTTGCCGTTCTTGAATAACTGGTTGATTAGTATCGTGAGACAAAAACATCATGAGAAAGTGCTTGTTATTGCTGAGGATTATCCTACTTTGTTTAAGGTTAATGAAAGGTGGCCTGGTCATGCTGTGATTATTCCTCCTGTTTTGGAGTCCCAAGCTGCTCATAAGTTTGGATCTCAGGTACCTTTCAGCAGCTTTTTGCATTTGGGTGTTATTGTGTTTAGAGAACGGGAGCCTTggcgtaactggtaaagttgttgtcgtGTGACCTGAAGGTCAAGGGTTCAAGCCGTGGGAAACAATAGCCCCTTCTGGTCCGGCACTGCGCATCTGCAAGGGAAGGCTGCCTACAATAGCCCCTTCTGGTCCGGCActgcacatagcgggagctttagtgcaccgagctgcctttttcttttgttgtgtTTAGAGAACCTCTAGCTTTTGAGAATCcctagaagattttttttttttactagaaTTGGAATGAAAAGGGCTCAAATTTAAAGCAGAATATATAAAGGATGCATATTACAAAACCTCAACTAATTTGAGATTGGACATATTTGATGGATTGATGGACTTACAGCTGATTTTGTTGCATTTCCCACTATTTTCCATTGGTTTGAATAATTTTTAGTTTCTGTTTCTATTATGTTTGTCTGGGAGAAAATGTACAAATAGATACTTACAGTTTTGTAGGTGTGATGTGTGTGAGAGTGACTAGATCCTTCCATTATCATTTCTTCATTATTCAGCTGAATAACTCCTTAAAATAGGAGTGCTGAGGATGAAAATAATTATCAAGAACATTGTGTTCCCATTGATCCTTCGCTATCTGTCTTTGTCTCTTTCACTATCCTGAATTGCGATCTTGTAGTTAGATTTAGAAAGGAAGCCtttttaaaagattaaagaaGGAACAGAGCTTTCTGGAATGTTGTACTTGCTTGcgttagttattttgtttatacTGAAATAACAGTGATGGTTCTATTTTTAAGGGATTCTTCAATTTTACGTCCAGAAGGCCTCGACATCTTTTGCAAATTTTGGAGCTTGGTTATAACGTCATGTACAACGATGTTGATATGGTTTGGTTAGCGGATCCATTTCCATATTTGGAAGGAAAGCATGATATTTACTTCATGGATGACATGGCTGTGGTGAGTGCTGAAGAGGATGCAAATGCTTTACTTTTTCCTTGTATAGCTTTGATAAGCCTAATGGTTGAGAAGTTCTTTTGAgaaggttcttttttttttctttcttttgagaaAGAAGTCGTTGAGAAGTTAAATTAAGAATGTGATGatgcatgattgaatatactggCTTATTTTATTGTGGTGGAGGTTCTTAACTTGCATCTTCTTGGTTCACTTTAAAATTATCTGATTTTAAGCATTGTGGCAAACTactatttcctttttctttaagttttaacGTCTCTACTCTTTTTTTACAGGGAAGATAGGTCATCCTCTGGTAGTTTAGATAATTTTAATTTGGTTCcctcataatatatttattgcctttctaactccacgagataggggtaaggtttgtgtacactctatacccttcccagaccccacttgtgggatttcactaggtatgttgttgttgtcttgaCATTGTGAATTGGACTTGTAGTGATGAAAAGTCTTCTCTCTTCCTTTCTTTTGGAACACCAGGTAAAACCTCTGAATCACTCTCATGGTTTGCCACCTCCAGGGAAGAAGGGTCGGCCTTACATCTGCAGCTGCATGATCTATGCTCGACCCACCAATGGGGcaaaactaattatgaaaaagtgGATCGAGGAAATGCAGATCCAGCCATGGACCAGAGCAAAGAAATCCAATGACCAGCCTGCTTTCAACTGGGCATTGAACAAAACTGTTGCACAGGTGCATTGCTTTCTTTTATTTCACATTCTACTTCCATACTCCAGCACCTGCTGCAAAAAACTTCATTTGTGTTGGAATACCTTGTTGCCTTTTCATTTCATGACTTATAGATGTTGGTTCTTCCATGGGTCATTGGTTTGTTTCGGACAGACATGTTAAAATGTTAGGCTTATTTCAGATCGAAAATTAACCATGATCAAAACTTAAAACTAAGCTAGTTTCTCAAGTTCCACTGTTATTCTTTGAAGCCCAACGATTTAGGAAGGTATGGCCAACTTCCTTTTATGTTTTAACCCCTCCCTTTCTTCTTCTGTCCCTTGCTTTCCCCCATTTTTCTTTGTAGTGTGTCCCAGTTGAATAATTATAGGCTGAGTTTTATGTGATTGAGGTTGATAGAAGAATGaagatatataagaaaataacctGATCAAAGCAGTTGCTTAGATCTTGTTTTGAAGGCAAATTAATTGATTGTGGAATTAGGCAGCATTTCTGAAATAAATGAGCTGCTGTTTACTTGCTGCTATTTCATAATGATTGTTATTTTAATGATCTGCACCAGTTTagcttttctatattttctaggaAGCTCACCCATGCTATTCTTAGGGTCATATTCTTAGGGTCATACTTGTAATGTAGGTCCAGATAGGTAATTGGTAATTGAGCACAACTCTCAGGAACCTTTTGAATCTTAGTATGCTCATGCCTACAATAGCCAGAAAAGGACTTCAGGTGGTGAGAGTTAGTCGAGTGCCAAACCCTGTGCTACTGCTTTGAAGAGCAGCTAAATCGACTTGAAGCTGTGATAAGAGGATGTTTCCTCTCGCTTAGGGGCTGAGAGACATTCAACAGCCTTAGAAGTAAAAGGGGGTGACTGATTGCTTATGGATCATCAGCACGCTGGCTAAAAAAGTACATAAGGGATACTGTTTCTATTTATCATGTGAGCTAGTCACATCAAGATTGATGAAAGAGAATGAAATGGAACTAGCTTTAAACTTATTGGCAGACTGATGCAACTAAAATTACTGGATCAAAATGTTGTCCAATTTGAGGTTATTTTAGATTCTATTTGGTTAAGAGAATAAGATATGGTTGGTTTAGTTGTGTTTTAGGACAAACTAGGAATCATTTTGTCCTCTCTTTATCTATTCTGCAAGCCACTCCAGttcagtaaaaataaaaattagacagTATTTTGTCCAACCCTCAACGGGAATCAAACTGGAATAGGTAGATGAAAGCTAAAAGATAGAAGTGTGATACAATGTAtcacaaaatatatatacaaaaaagaggGATATCTCAGACTAGGGGATGGCTACCTGGACTTCACCTTATTGATGAGGGTTCAATTTCCCACCTTGTAATCCCCTTTCCCCAACCTTTTTAAGAAAAAGGATATCTCAGACTGGATTATGAAAGTTGTCAAGGCTCTACCCTATGCAAATCCGGCATGAATTTATCTCATCCAGTTACCACAGTCTTGGAACATGAATATGGCACACACTAATATCACCAGAGTCTGGTTTTCTGTGAAAAAACTAAGCAAAGCAAGACCAGAGTCTGATAATAGCTCTTTCAATCAtccattttcttcattttgtggCCACAACATATGACTCTTCCAACTTATTTAGGCTGTTTCTTTTCCAAGTCTTGTGCTCCTTTGCCTCCTATACTTGTttttttattacttatatttcatttttcttCTGGTTAATATTTTCGTTAACTTGTTTTTATGATACATGATGCTGTTGCAGGTTGACATGTATTTGCTTCCGCAGTCTGCATTCCCAACGGGTGGTCTATACTTTAGAAACAAGACTTGGGTGAAGGAAACCAAGGGAATGCATGTTCTTCTTCATAATAACTATATCGTTGGTTTTGAAAAGAAGACAAAACGTTTTCGTGATTATGGTCTCTGGTTGGTGGACGAGTATAGCTCTGAATCCCCGCTTGGCAGATTAGACTAGATAGGAAGAGAGCAAAAAGAACTCATGATGTCCTTATGGCAACCAAACGAAGCAGTGATTCAAATAGCAGCAGGTCAATGTTCTCGCTTCCTCTAAAGACGTCGGAAGTTTTAGCAGCTGGTGCACATGCCCTAGCTATGTCTCAATCATTGAGTTGAGTTGATATTCTGGGTTGGTTAGCGAACGATGGGGTGTTCCTTCCTAAGTGCATAGATTTTTTGTAATTCCACCCTAGATTTATCGAGAACACTGCTATTGCTTATCTAATGTTTTGCTTTGTTCTCTATGTAAAATGAGTCTGCATTAGGGACTCCAAAAATTGCTCTACTCTTCCTTTTTTTATACTCCAATATTGCTGTATCTATTCAGTGTACAAGCAAGACTCAGTAACTTTGTGAAATACTGAATGAAATGTTTGGTAATATTGCTCCAGAGTGCTATCATTTTGGTTGGTGAACAAAACAACCCAAGCTTGAACAGCATCTTTAGTTGTTGTGTTTTACTGAAGTAGTTTTgtcatatttaattaatttcatatattttttgaagGAGACAAAAGATTGAAGTTATTTAGTGCCAAAAGAACTGCGTGCGTCTGCCGGGAGTCGAACCCGGGTCTATTGCTTGGAAGGCAATTATCCTAACCGTTGGACTACAGACGCATTTGTTATTAGTAATCTGCCTACATAATTTAAATTATGGATGCATTTTTACTTTGTCACTTTTTCCAGGCTAATTTGACTAAACTTCAAAGATAAATTGAGGTAGactaatttgatattttagatctcaAAGTTAGACGTtctaaaaactatataaaaatgctataagtCGCAATTCTTCTTatattaatatgattttgaaataaagtaaattttaaaatgctAATCAAAGTTGATACAGTTTGACTCTCGAGAAGTAAACA contains:
- the LOC107839253 gene encoding protein ABIL1, with translation MEVEQLKLENSSAMTFDEVSMERSKSFVMALQELKNLRPQLYSAAEYCEKSYLQNEQKQMVLDNLKDYAVRALVNAVDHLGTVAYKLTDLLEQQTLDVTTMELKVTCLDQRLLTCKTYTEKEGLRQQQLLAIIPRHHKHYILPNSAGKKVHFSPQVKMDPRQHLQAKPRLYPSGTPAAKTLSWHLATETKSTLKGTSRTFMSPEEAKGSEKASAAFNLLDEENTRKKSYVARPQSPNVGPASSLAMQTLGVTRQSALEGSKPLTPYRSFDNPRREIIRAPNRSRSMLSAFFVKHKAPKLKTSAVS
- the LOC107839252 gene encoding UDP-D-xylose:L-fucose alpha-1,3-D-xylosyltransferase MGP4, whose translation is MSSTSLYQRPLHNPLTDPNPLSPPSSLTSPKPTSFLQSRTTLFLLLSLLVILGVFYPYIQFPQNGLLSYTSKTYSPFESKWRDYSLSKAAAFVAKNNTLIVCIVSEAYLPFLNNWLISIVRQKHHEKVLVIAEDYPTLFKVNERWPGHAVIIPPVLESQAAHKFGSQGFFNFTSRRPRHLLQILELGYNVMYNDVDMVWLADPFPYLEGKHDIYFMDDMAVVKPLNHSHGLPPPGKKGRPYICSCMIYARPTNGAKLIMKKWIEEMQIQPWTRAKKSNDQPAFNWALNKTVAQVDMYLLPQSAFPTGGLYFRNKTWVKETKGMHVLLHNNYIVGFEKKTKRFRDYGLWLVDEYSSESPLGRLD